In the genome of Catharus ustulatus isolate bCatUst1 chromosome 1, bCatUst1.pri.v2, whole genome shotgun sequence, the window ttTATAGCCTTttgatcatttaaaaaaaaatgattaGGCTTCTTGCTCACAATTaacagcattttctttgaaGCTTTACTGCCAAGAAGCTTTCtatattcttaatttttcaaacaattttGAAGCTTTCACTGCCAAGTTGAAAAGTGAAGGGTATCAACTTGAGTTATGCTAAATTGTTTCAGTGAACCAATTTTGTGAAGTGCCTTCTGTTTTAGCACTTTAAGTTTCTCACACTGACTTCTGACATTCCACTTTCCTAGATGATAGGAAAGGTCTGTTTGTAGTTTGTATTAAAGTGTGCCAATACTTGTATAttaacaagatttttttaataaaattgtgCAAACAAAGCCATCAGTATTTGTGGTCTTTCATTTCTTGCAACCCCTTCATCATCCATTTAGCATTACAACTGAGATAATAAGCTTGTGGCAGCATCCACATTTGCTGGTTCTTCTTCCATATTTGTGGaaacctagaaaaaaaaagtttcagtttAGAGCagtaaacaattattttttttctgcgtgaaataaaaaaaacccaccccgACTAATAAATACCCATTGTCCAGAAGATTAGTTTGTCTCTTATATATTTAGTTTAGGCTAATTTTGCAGTCATACTTCAATAATTTGGGGGGATTGCAGGATACACTGAGGTTGACACATAAGCAGGAAATGCATTGTGCTTCAGGAGCATTGTACCAGTAACGTAACACATGGCCCAACTAAGACAGTCTGAACTTTTAGTTCACAACTGCTCTCAACAACACTTTTGCAACTTTGGAGAAAATACTAATACAGCATGAGTGATTAAATTCAACAGTCATGTAAAGCCCTACTGTAACAGGAGCAGTAGCACAGTCTGAATTCTTGGTGGAATAAAAAAcaagccagcagggacaggatcaTTGGCTCCAACTGCCTTGAAATCCTGGCTTGGCttcttcctgtgctggcagcactgtcacttttatgtttcatttttccctcagcctctcccctTAAGGTATTTGACACTTGTTTAGTTGCTCCCAGCTGTACAGAAACTTGATCATCTCAGGCATACTGAGAACTCATGTCCACTTCTCCAAACTCCACCTTCCTCCAACAGCCAGGATGGATTCATCTGCATCTCATCCTGAAGCACTGCTTTCTCTCCCTGAAACTGCACCTAGAGCATCAGTTAGCAGAAAGAGTTTATATGGAGGAGCTTGTCAGAAATTAAACTTAGTTAATTCTTGTGCAAGACTGCAAGTAGGCCTGTAtaaaaaaacagacaaaggCAAGAGAAACACTGTCTTGAAATTAACTGCTGCAAGCAAGATCTCTACTACAGAAATTGCTGTTTCAGGTGTTGGTCTTTCTGATGAGGTAATACAAAGGCTTGGGAATTGGGAACAGAGAGGCAGAACTGTTTGTTTGAGAGCACTGTCAGGTGCTTCAAGTAGGGAACAGCCAGGTTCATCCTATGTCTATTCATGTGGAGATAAAAAGTTTCAAATCAAGGGGACGGAGCTGGGACTAACTTAAAAGAAGCAATTAGAAATCAGCTAGaatgtcatttaaaaatatgcttttgaaGCCTGCTTCAGCATGGCTAACACCCTCTCTCTTTACTTTAGTAGTTATATAGAATTTGAACATGCTAACCAGGTTTCAGCATTACCATACAAATGAAATTCATAGAACTGGGATTCTAACTTTAAAGCAACTGCATGAATTCACAGATAAATAGAATATTCTGaggtggaagggacccacaagaatcatcaagtccaactgtaaTGTAAATGGCCCTTATGGGGGTTGAACCCAACACTTTGGTGTTACCagcaccatgctctgaccaACTGAGCTAATTGCCTGCAGTCTTCAGAGACATATTATAATGCTTTAAACACACACATTCACTTCACTCTTCTCAGACTTTTACAAAGGGAAATTACCTGCTGAGTCTTCTGAGGTTCTGCTGTGGTACCTTTTGATAGCTGCCGGATTTCTTTCTGAACTTCAGCAAATGCTTTATTTATTGTGCTaactttttcagcatttttaatgtttatctgggaggaaaaaaaatacacagattggtatttttaacaaaaatttcaCTGATGTGAAATTGCCCATTTTTTGTGCAATTATTATGCAGCAAGTATGACATGCTTTTCAGTACATTTTATCGGTTACTTCATTAGGTCATCTACCAGTATActaataaattcaaaattaaagagTTAAACTTGCTATATTGGAATGGAAGCCCATAGTGATCCAGAAAgagaacacagagaaaacaaaagtcagGCTTCACAGGCCCTGCTACACCACCCTCAGCTCCTCTTAGGTAAAGAAAGTCTCTGGAAGGGTTCCTTCCTCTCTCTGGTAGACTGACCCTGGCTGCATGCCAGAtgcccaccaaagccactcCATTGTTACTTTTTTCAGCTGGACAGGAGACAGGAAATATAATGAAAGGCACATAGGTAGAGATAAGAGCAGGGAGAGATCATTCACCAGTTGCTGTGGGCAGGACAGACCCAGCTtggggagaaaataatttcattattgtCAAACAAATGCTGCAGAGAAATCTCAGCTCCgacacctggagcacctcctccccctccttcacTGTCCTTggttctgcagggctgtttcttttaaaaattctcattcCTCTGTTCTgactgctgctggtggtgtgTTTCATAACTACATCATCCTCGAGGCACTGCCAGTACCTGACAGGCTctgccttggccagcagcataCCCATCCTGAAGTCATCTGGCATTAGCCCTTTCAGACACAACAGGAAGCTTCTGGAAGCTTTTTTGAGAAGCCACACTTGTAGCCCCTCAAATCAAATACAATTTGTAAATGATTTTGCTATTTTGAATTTCTTCCAGTAGCTTACCTTTCATCATCACACCTTGTATCCTAATTGTTTGTACTATAGGTCTGGCCAATAGTGTCTACCAGGTTGTGCCGCAGTATTTAAAGGAACTCTGCAGCTGTAGCAGAGTGGAATGTGTATCCCTGGGCACCTCAGCCTCTCTTTTAGCCCAAGTCTGCCTTTGTAAGTCATTTCATCaaagattttgctttcaaaaaggAAGCACTAGAATATGGACATGTGTTGCACTCTGGGGACAACTGTCAGTGGTAAAGGAGCACGGTGGATGCAAGAAGGCATAAACTCTCACCACTGCAGCAAAGTAAGATTCAGCTGATCTCAGCCTTAGCACCTGCTGTTTCTGAAGTCTGGAAGAGGATCATAGCCAGGTAATGACCTATTACATTGCAAACATTCCAAAAGCACGCTCAAAGGTCTTCGGGcaaccccaaatttcaggatACCTACTGATGTTTCAAAGGCTACCCCTGTAATTCACCTCTGAGCAACTTAAACAGACAGAACTGTGAATGGTTACATGTATTCATTTTGCTTGTAAAGCCCCCATAATTTCAGAGCATGTATACAGTAGTAATAATTCCATTCTGACTGACCACGGAAACCAGCATTGAGAAAGCAGTGGCAGTGAGGCTGATAAAACAGATCAGATGAACACTAACTGGGACAGTGACTGGAGAAATACAGCCCCAGCTCGCAGCTCTGATCAGAGTGGATGGACTGCTGGTAACACGATGTACAAAGACCATGTGTTCAATCAGCTTCACAGGGGTTTTAGAAGGTTACAGTCAGTTTTAATAAATTATATCCTCAGGTACTCGGGCAGGACTCCTCCAAAGAGAGAGGCTCTATAGCTACCACGGGTATCTACATCAAAAGTTGTCTGAACAATGGGCTTTTAGCTATTAatgaataaatgtattttagtgattttctttctgatcATCTTCCTATAATGATCCTTAATGATAAGTAAATCACATTAAGCTCAAAGGCTTAATGCATTAAAGAATAAAACACAGTTTAAAACACAGagaataaaattttactccTAATAAGCTACTGACttttcatgaatattttaaacCTGTTTCTCTCTTCATTATACAGAACAGTCTAGACTAGGAGGAGATGCGACGCCAGCAacataaaattgtttttttctgaagtttgcaACATTCCTGTCTATCCACCAGATTAATCGTTGAGTAGCTTTGTCTTGCAGGAGAAAATCTGAGACAGCCTTCTTTTAAAGAGCCATTTACTTATGTTTGTCCAGCAGACTGCAACTGCaccaaatagaaaaaataagCCACTatctgcttttattatttttattaacaggTGCTTTTCTAGAGGGAGAGCGGAACTAACTCTTGCAGAACACACACCTCAGGCTGGAGGCAGGGTTTGAGAAGATACCATACAATGACTCACTGCTCACAATAAGAAAACCCTTGCTTAGATCACTCCCATCGCtcttcccactgctccctgctgcatGACCCACTCTCTCcctcctctgggctgtgctcctctacagacattaaaataacataatttttgcttctttgaTTTTCCATTGCTTTAGTATGTTAAACTGGCTCACAGAAGCATCTACAGAGCATCACAGCCCATGCAAGGTGCAAGAAAGGGGTAGAGAGGAATTAAGAGCAAAACAGTGCACGCTCCTAGGTCTGTTCACTGCATCTCACTGACAGTTTTACTCGACAGCTGAGGCAAATAAATAGCTACTGGATCAGAAAAGGCTCCACCCTTTCTGGTTCTTTCCCATCAAAACGCTTCCCTGTGCATTCATTCATAATTAAGTTTGTTCAACTCACCAACCCAGCACATAAAGTgccaaatgcatttttaatggctTTTGCTGCTGATTTAGCAAGTTGAGTCACCTAGTGGGTGAAGAGTTCCTGAGCCAGCGTCAAGGAGAGCTGTGGGAATATGGCCCAAAGCCTGGCAAAAGATCCCTTCCTGGGACCAGGAACGTGATGGAAAGGAGCAAGACTTCCCCTTGTTAGTTGTACTAACTATGCTCGGTGGTTTGGATCAAGGCATTCTGTTAACCCGTACCCTGAACTACACCCTCAGCGACGCCGTCAGTGCAGTCCACTGAAGGCGAACTCGCTGAACTGCTGATCGCATTCCCGAGGAAGAGGCGAGATACTGTCAGCCATTTCCCAAACGACACCCCTCAAGCACAGCCGGATGCTTTCTGTGGCATATGCCTGCAAATTAGTCAAAGGAACTTCTGCTTGTGATACATCCACATACAAACCTAATTTTCGGGTGAAAATCGTGCATCTTGCCGCACACTGCCCCTCAAACAGCTCGATTTAACCAGCTTCCGAGCGCTCGCTCCGCCGCGCAGCGCGGCCGAAAGGGACGAAACCCCGCCGGGCCGAGGCCTCCCGCGGGCAacgcggccgggccggggctctCCCCGAGGTGAGGCGCTGCCGCAGCCCGGCCAGCGCCTCCCCCCGCCGCGGCACTCACCTGCTTCAGCCCGGAGGTGACGGGCCGCGCCTTGCCCTTGGCCTTGGCCCTGAGGACGCCGCTGCGGGCGATGCGGAACACGCTGCCGGCCTtggcggccccgccgcggctCTTGCCCATGGCGGCGGCTGCGGCGCGGCGGGTGACGTCACGCGGGGCTGTGACGCGGGAGCCGCCAATGGCCCACAGCGCCGTCACGGGCCGGGCGCgccgccgccagggggcgcgcGCCGCCTCAAATGGGCACTGCGGGAGCggcgctgtccctgtcctgtccctgtccctgtccctgtccctgtcctgtccctgtcccggccCCGCTTTTGCGGCACGGGAGGGCTGACAGCTCCTTGGCGCGAGCCCGCAGCCCAAGCGCCGAGCCCAAAGCTCCGCGTTGCCACAAGCACGTGCCCACGGGCAGCCCCGGCACACGCTTGGATAAATTGCCAGTGGGTTGTGGGACACCCTTCTGCCTCACGGCCCCGCTTGGGAAAATCTGAAATCTTCCTGCGCCTATTCCAAAGGGAATTGGGTTTACACCCCTGGGAGAAGAACGGGAGGGGATGCAGCGGCGCGCACTGGGCTTTACTTTCGGGGGTGGCGGGGGTGGCCCCAGGAATGGACACCGCTGACTTTCCCTGCCGCACAACTCGTGCTCTGGCGGGACGGGCTGGCGGAGCCACCTTCCCTCTGTTGGCGAGGGCCAttgggagctggcactgcctccCCCGGGCCACCCCGACGGTGCTGGGGGGAAGCTGGGGAGAGCCCGGGTGACGAAGGGCTTGGGGCGACAACAGGCACGGACGGGCCGGGAGGCCGGAGCGCTGCAGGTCTCCTTATCAGCGCCCGAGGATCGGGGCGTCGCCGCCCGTCGCCTTCAAATCGGGCGCAGCCGCCTCTCCCGCCCCagcccgtcccatcccatcccgtcccgtcccgtcctgTCCCGTCCCGTGCCGTGCCGGCAGGAGAGCAGACAGAGCCATGCTGCACTGGGGATACGACGAGCACAACGGTAGGGAACggcggccggggccggcggggtCCCGCGGGCGACGCTTCCCGTGGGGCTCGGCAGCTCCCGCGCCCTCGGGAGAGCTGGATGGGCTGGAACGCTTTGCAGCATGAGAGCCAGCCGATTTTTGCCTCGGCAATCTGCAAGGCGGGCGACTGAGAGGTGTCCGTGCGTGCGGCATCGCCTGCAGAGGCGGCCGCGCTTGGCTCCGGGTCGGCTCTGCCGCGCTCCCGGTTGGGATTTCCTTGGCTCGCTTAGCCGAGCTGTTGCGTGCACAGATCGAGTACGTGGTATACAGCTGCGCTGATCGGAACTGCTGTACCAGCAGTGCTTTTCTGATTCCAGCTGtgttctgcttctgctgcacgGTGGGAAATCCTAGTTACTTGACTGGATTATTTAAATGTATAACTATGCGCCTAAGACGAGATGCTTTTGGATTTTAGTTGTTCCGTGGTTCCTTCATCTTGTCAGTCTTTGAAGTCCCAAGATGGGCTGATCAGCAGGCTTAAAGACTTTGCTCTGTTTTGCATCTTCAGTCATGCAAACGCTGCTCCAGTGTGCAGACGGTCTCACAAGTCATGCAAGTAGAAATGAAAGTGGTTTTGTAAATTGTAGGTTCAACTCTGATAAAATACATGGAATGTCTTACATTGTCTGTgcacagagaaatgaaatgctGTGACAGTAAAGGGAGACAGCTATATATTTGCATATACTACTGCCTATAAGAATATGCTTTGTGTATATTATTATATAGACTTTGGAATACTGTTTGTGTAAGTACTGCCTTTCCTTCCTGGCCCTCTTGTTCCATCTTTTCTGGATGGATGTACTTTTCCTGAAAAACTGGGTAGTGGTGGTGGATCACAGAGATGTTGCAATGATTGGGTGTGTTATCTGCTGTTGTGCAGTCTACCCTACCCCTCCCCTGAAGACGTAAATGGgtcttgtttttcattttttttctccatactTTTCTATGCTTTGGGCTTCACCTGCACTGTCCAGATAAGAAGCCCACTTTCCCTCCCTTATCCTATCTCTTCTTGTTTGCTATTCTCAACTTCTAGAGAGAGGAGGCCACCAGAATTTCTACTGGGGTGGCCCTGGACCTTACTTGAGGCCCTATCTATCCTATAAAACTCTATCTTCTCCTGGAGCATGTCCTCCCCTTCCTTGTGGTGTCTCCAGAGCTGTTTCTTTCACTTATTTTCACTCCTGTCTTTCGATTGCTGTTGCACAGAAACTTTTTCCCGTTCTTAAATTTGTTATCCCAGAGgtgccagctctgtccctgaTGGCCCCAGCCTTGTCCAGCAGTGGGTCTGTCCTGGAACCAGCTGGCACTGACCCTTTTGGAAAACTTCAGCAGCTTCCCACAGAATCCACACTTGCAGCCTTGCTGTTACCAGTATCTTGTCACACAAACCTAATGCAGAAGTTCTCAGTTAATTTGATGCatgtatttctgaaatgcaggaaGGCATTATTTTATGTCTGTGAGAACCTTGGCCTTTGCTTTCTTGCCGCTTCTCTTACCTCACAGTTTTGATGTTGCTTATCTGTAGATGCATAGTactgaaattttgaaaactaTGTGGCATCATGCACACTTTTCACTGCCGCTCAAGGTTCCTGTCAGGATGGGAATGTTCTTGCCCCTCGAgtcctttttttgtttacagGGCAATTGCTTTAGTTAAAGGCAGATCACAGAATGAgaaaggttggaagggaccacagtgggaaATCAATTGCCTTCAGTTTACTATTTGTTTAATGAAATACATGGTAATTATTTACATGTATTGTCTTTTACTGCAAAAATTTCCCTTGATCTAGTTACTACTGTAATGCTGAGGCAGTTTGTATATAAAAGGGATATtaataatagaatcatagaatcatttaaaTTGCATGACACCTTTAAGATACTTCATTTGAGCCATAACAtacattttttctgtctgagaATAATTACATCGTTTCAatagctgcttttaaaaaggtGCTTAATTTTACCcgtaatgaatttttaattgcttttgtttGAGCTCATCTTACTGTAACCTAATATGCAATCAAATTACTGGCAAACCTAAGTTTATAAATTTAACCACTCTGTGTTTCATAAACTGGGCAATGAATTATCTTTAGAAGTAAATGAGGATGTGATCCTGTCAAGGTCAGACCATACTAAAATAGTGAATTTTCTATATATAATAacaagctggaaaaaaagacccaaaaccccaaccccTTTTTCACCTGTACATGTTCCATTTATGCACGTATAGAGGCTCACTGGAACTCAACTGTATCCTTCAATATCTTCACTAGGCTTGTCTCAAGTTATCCTGTTGATTAAATTTGTAATCTTTAGTTTCAGCTGGATCAAAATGCAGCCCTGTGAGGTGCTATAGTGAATTCTATTTCCTGTCAAATTCCTGACTGCCTTCATTGTGAGATCTGTTTCATGAACTGGATGTGTGCAATGCTGGTGAGTGGTATGTGCATTGATAGTCTGACCTAAAAGTGTCAGACAATTCATTGCCTGTGGTAATGTTGTGTCCAAAATAAAGGCATGAAATCTTCTGAGCAGATGGTTCAGGTTTTTTGTTATAAATCTCAGTCACAATGGCTTTGATTGTTAAGAGCTACTAGAAAATTGCCTCTAGGAAGAGAACATTTTCCAAACAGCAGGAGAGGATTTCATAAGTTCAAAAATTGGTATATTAATCACTTTCATTCAGtagagaaaaaatggaggaaagtGAATTAATGAGTATCCCTCACGTACCTGGATATGTCCTAAAgtgcttatttaaaaaacaaaagtgtaaattaatttaatgtggAGGCATCTAATTCAGATCtgaattcagaagaaattttcaCCCTGGAGATCCCTCTGGCTTAATTCTGATTGTATGGCATGCATTTGAGCATCTGTTTCAACAGTAATGACTTTTTTTGCAACAGTCATACACAAAGTGTGCATTGGCTAGGGTCTGTAAAAATGAATTGAGTCACAGATTTCCTGGAGTGACAAAAGGATAATGGTACTAGATTGTTGGTTGATTACCTATTTTTTGATATTACCTAATGGTACAAAATAAGCTGAAGTTTCTTCATATTTTCCCATATATTTTGAAAGGTCAGGTGTCTGGTAGTTTGTTTACTGATAGATATTTAATCTCCATAGCAAAACAGTATTCTGGGTCATCTGAGCCAAGAACAAGTGCCAAACCAGCAACAATGTCTTTTTAGAACTGGATATTACTGTTAAATAATTAGGTAGTGACAGAATCACAGTGTCAGGTCTTCTTTTTGGCAACTTTGTATTATTTCTGAATGCCAGTCATctgtattatttaatttaaataactaTAGTTATTTCTGAGATGGAACAATAGGAGACCAAGTAGTTAAgtgcataaatatatttttgccttttctcacTTAAGGAgtattagaaatattaaaattaagtaGCAAAAGGCTTTTTATAGGCATCTCAAATCATGGTAGTGAGATATGAATTACGGAGTGGTGCTTCTTACAAGTAGGATTTTGTGTTGCATCTCTAACTACAAGATACtagaatttaaatataattaaaattatattctaaGTTGTATCTAAGTAGAATATCGAATAGTTCGTGAACTGAGAGGAATTAAATTTAAACAGTTTTATGTTTCAAACCAGTAGGATTTCTATCTTCTGCCTTAGAATCGATTTCTTTATTGAATTTAATAATGAAGTAATTAACAAAAGTACTTTTTAACAAATCAAGACTGAAGTCTTTGTTGTGAGGGTTAAGCCTTAGGCTATTCTTTACAAGTTTTACAAGTTTTTCCCACTTCTGTTTTCCAGTGCTGCTTACAGGAGAATCATTCTCTGCCCAGGTGCTGTGTGACCCCCCGGCGCTGTGGGCGCTTCCTCCCTGATTTATGGCCGGGGTGCATGGGTGCTTTTAGCACCTGTGAGTTTCTGAGCTGTGTTCACTTCTCTTGAAgtcaaggagagaaaaatctctAACAGCTTTTGATGTTAGGCTATTGGCCATTGCATCATATGTTTTCATCCTTCTTTGTCATCATTTCTGTTTAAGTGTTCAGCCATCCAGAAAGACCAAACCAAATTTTTTACACTGAGGTCAGTTATCTTCAGTACAGGGATTTAGTTAAGAGGATTTCCAGTGATGCAGATTTTATTTGACCAGGTTCTGATGCTCATATTAAGTTTTTCTTATATCCAGTCTCTCAGTTGATTTATTATGCTTCTTACCCATTATAAGCCTGGAGGAAAAACAAGTACTGTGCTCTTCTTCATACTGAAAGATTGCCCTGCAGACTTTCACCTTTcacctttctcttcttcctttcttctttccccttgCTTTCCCCACCTTTCCATCCTAAATCTTGTTTTCTGTCCTGAtagaatatacagtaatttcacgaccataaggcacaccggactataaggcgcaccccccccggagtcggcaaaattcgcaactttgtagatcagataaggcgcaccggactatagggcgcactttttttttgcagcaaggctccgcccccagctccctccacgcggttgctggccgaggccccgcctcaagccggcagccattggccccggggcccgcctgtacccggcaggggcggtgccgcaagcCACAGGGCtaccctggacccggcagccatgggcccccgggactgcctggacccgggaaggaGGGTGCCGCGGGCTCCCTAGCCCGCCTTgatccggcagccatgggctcccaggactgcctggagcCGGGAACGggggtgccacgggccccctggcccctctggacctggcagccatgggctcccgggactgcctggacctgagaggggcggtgctgcgggccccctggcccgcctccacccggcaggggcggtggTACAGGCCTCcaggcccgcccccagccggctgccgcggcacttctggctccccccatggctcacagctcacacttccggtttggcaaatttcgcaactttgtacatcatataaggcgcaccggactataaggcgcacttccgggtttgagggaaaattttagtcaaaagggtgcgccttatagtcgtgaaattactgcatttccCAGACAACTTGCCgctcatatttttctttaccCTCTTATCCAAATATGGTTAAACAGTGgcacatatatttttattgtgaaataTTGTGTTTAGTAGGTAACAACCGATAACTCACATACCTTATCAATGAAGCTTTTCTTACTCTTTTAGGATGTCATTTACCATTTTCTTATATGCATATTATTGATTTGTTAGCTTTTCAGGTGATGTTTGGGTTAGCCTGCTTGGAGAGAGGAAGGTTGAGATGACTAGTGTTGATTAACAGCTTCTTTATTCCTGTAATTTCTACCTAAGTctggtgaatggtgctgcatctgTGTCTGGAAGATCTGCTCTCATCAGCTGTAGGCAGTAGAAATCCAAACCTCACACAGGCACCACTGTCCTGAGTGTTCCTGTTCT includes:
- the RBIS gene encoding ribosomal biogenesis factor, translated to MGKSRGGAAKAGSVFRIARSGVLRAKAKGKARPVTSGLKQINIKNAEKVSTINKAFAEVQKEIRQLSKGTTAEPQKTQQVSTNMEEEPANVDAATSLLSQL